In a single window of the Microbacterium sulfonylureivorans genome:
- a CDS encoding ATP-binding cassette domain-containing protein — protein sequence MTQPRAGRSRQRVLTMHGIGKHFGAVRALTDVDFWVNEGEVVALVGDNGAGKSTLVKVLAGVHAPDAGTIEWGGEPVDIHSPADAQEMGIATIFQDLALCDNLDVVANLWLGRELIEGGALDEVEMEQRTWTLLRELSAKIPSVRIPVASLSGGQRQTVAIARSLIGDPRVVILDEPTAALGVAQTAEVLNLIERLRERGHGVVLISHNMADVMAVADRVVVLRLGRNNGVYNVAEVTSEILIAAITGAADNAVTRRATTVRATIDASERPPADTDEGEADAGAQDSGDAEIIRMTSARSRRSTDPRGRK from the coding sequence ATGACACAGCCGCGGGCAGGACGCTCGCGCCAGCGCGTGCTGACCATGCACGGGATCGGCAAGCACTTCGGGGCCGTCCGGGCCCTCACCGACGTCGACTTCTGGGTCAACGAGGGCGAGGTGGTCGCACTCGTCGGCGACAACGGCGCGGGCAAGTCGACGCTCGTGAAGGTGCTGGCAGGCGTGCACGCCCCGGATGCCGGGACCATCGAATGGGGCGGCGAGCCGGTCGACATCCACAGCCCGGCCGACGCTCAGGAGATGGGCATCGCGACGATCTTCCAGGACCTTGCGCTGTGCGACAACCTCGACGTCGTCGCGAACCTCTGGCTCGGGCGCGAGCTCATCGAGGGCGGCGCGCTCGACGAGGTCGAGATGGAGCAGCGCACGTGGACCCTGCTGCGCGAGCTGTCGGCGAAGATCCCGTCGGTGCGGATCCCCGTCGCCTCGCTCTCGGGTGGGCAGCGCCAGACCGTCGCGATCGCGCGGTCGCTCATCGGCGATCCGCGCGTGGTCATCCTCGACGAACCGACCGCCGCGCTCGGCGTCGCACAGACGGCGGAGGTGCTCAACCTCATCGAGCGACTCCGCGAGCGCGGCCACGGGGTCGTCCTGATCAGCCACAACATGGCGGACGTCATGGCCGTCGCGGACCGCGTCGTGGTGCTGCGGCTCGGCCGCAACAACGGCGTGTACAACGTCGCCGAGGTCACGAGCGAGATCCTCATCGCCGCCATCACCGGGGCCGCCGACAACGCCGTGACGCGACGGGCGACGACCGTGCGCGCGACGATCGACGCGTCGGAGCGACCGCCGGCCGACACCGACGAGGGAGAGGCCGACGCGGGTGCTCAAGACTCAGGCGATGCCGAGATAATCCGCATGACGTCGGCACGCTCGCGCCGCTCCACCGATCCGCGAGGTCGCAAGTGA
- a CDS encoding sugar ABC transporter permease codes for MLSVGGIRAALAGLLARIRGGDLGAAPVILGLAVIWLIFQFLNPVFLSSENLWNLTMQCAAIGTIALGVVLVLLLGEIDLSVGSVSGLAAAMLAVTFVNFSWPLVAALAVAIGAGGLVGLLYGYLYTRFGLPSFVITLAGLLGFLGLQLWVLGDTGTIGIPFDSWIVQFAQQMVLPAWASYVVVALSVGAFAWVLVRRARRRAAANLVSQSYLEIGIRSGALLAFLLLAAWYLNIWRGVGVMFLFFIGLVVAMNVVLTRTRWGRAVYAVGGSVEAARRAGIRVDRIYVSVFMLCSTLAAVGGILAAARLASASQSSGTGDTNLNAIAAAVIGGASLFGGRGTAFSALLGVIVIQSISSGLTLLHLDSSVQFMITGVVLVLAVIVDSISRRARAATGLA; via the coding sequence CTGCTGAGCGTCGGAGGCATCCGCGCCGCACTCGCGGGCCTGCTGGCACGCATCCGCGGCGGCGATCTCGGCGCTGCACCCGTGATCCTGGGGCTCGCCGTGATCTGGCTGATCTTCCAGTTCCTGAACCCGGTCTTCCTCTCGAGCGAGAATCTCTGGAACCTGACTATGCAGTGCGCCGCGATCGGCACGATCGCGCTCGGGGTGGTGCTCGTGCTGCTGCTCGGCGAGATCGACCTGTCCGTCGGGTCCGTCTCAGGGCTCGCGGCCGCCATGCTGGCGGTGACCTTCGTGAACTTCTCGTGGCCTCTGGTGGCGGCGCTCGCGGTGGCGATCGGTGCGGGAGGCCTCGTCGGCCTGCTGTACGGGTATCTCTACACGCGCTTCGGCCTGCCCAGCTTCGTGATCACGCTCGCGGGACTCCTCGGGTTCCTCGGCCTGCAGCTGTGGGTGCTGGGCGACACCGGGACCATCGGCATCCCGTTCGACTCCTGGATCGTGCAGTTCGCGCAGCAGATGGTGCTGCCCGCGTGGGCGTCCTACGTCGTGGTCGCCCTGTCGGTCGGCGCGTTCGCGTGGGTGCTCGTGCGACGCGCGCGGCGCCGCGCGGCGGCGAACCTCGTGAGCCAGAGCTACCTCGAGATCGGCATCCGCTCGGGTGCCCTGCTCGCGTTCCTGCTGCTGGCCGCGTGGTATCTGAACATCTGGCGCGGCGTGGGCGTGATGTTCCTGTTCTTCATCGGGCTCGTGGTGGCGATGAACGTCGTTCTGACCCGCACGCGGTGGGGGCGGGCCGTGTACGCCGTCGGCGGGTCCGTCGAGGCGGCGCGCCGCGCCGGGATCCGCGTCGACCGCATCTACGTCTCGGTATTCATGCTGTGCTCGACGCTCGCCGCGGTTGGCGGCATCCTCGCGGCCGCGCGCCTCGCGTCGGCCAGCCAGAGTTCGGGCACTGGAGACACGAACCTGAACGCGATCGCCGCGGCCGTCATCGGCGGCGCGAGCTTGTTCGGCGGGCGCGGCACGGCGTTCTCGGCGCTGCTGGGCGTCATCGTCATCCAGTCCATCTCGTCGGGGCTGACGCTCCTCCATCTCGACTCCTCGGTGCAGTTCATGATCACCGGCGTCGTGCTCGTCCTCGCCGTGATCGTGGACTCGATCTCACGCCGTGCGCGCGCGGCGACCGGACTCGCCTGA
- a CDS encoding sugar ABC transporter permease: MSSNTRTEAAPDPLASDLIGSGVEGGLGDQIQAWWQRVRSGDMGALPAVGGLVVLGILFSILSPFFLTERNFANLLNQAATLVVLGMALVFVLLLGEIDLSAGVTGGVGMALFVVMASQGVPWPLALAIGFGFGFLIGALIGFFVARVGIPSFVVTLGLFLGLQGLALVVIGPGGLFRVEVPELIALQNGNLPVWGGWLMLAIMLAVSAATAFWDRARRTRAGVPNRAISLVFIKLAVIAVLGGAVVFILNQDRGQSVIPVQGVPNVVPIVLVILWIGTFVLDRTRFGRYLYAIGGNAEAARRSGVKVRWIKWWAFVICSSLAVFSALLSVSRVGSVDATVGRDIVLSGVAAAVVGGVSLFGGRGRLMHAAIGALVIAVITNGLGLLNLPAGINLLVTGGVLILAATVDALSRIRSGGVRI; encoded by the coding sequence ATGAGCAGCAACACCCGCACGGAGGCGGCACCGGATCCGCTCGCCAGCGACCTCATCGGCAGCGGAGTCGAAGGCGGCCTGGGCGACCAGATCCAGGCCTGGTGGCAGCGCGTGCGCAGCGGCGACATGGGGGCACTCCCCGCCGTCGGCGGACTCGTGGTGCTCGGCATCCTGTTCTCCATCCTGAGCCCGTTCTTCCTCACCGAGCGCAACTTCGCGAACCTCCTCAACCAGGCCGCGACGCTCGTGGTGCTCGGCATGGCGCTCGTGTTCGTGCTGCTGCTCGGTGAGATCGACCTCTCCGCCGGCGTCACCGGCGGCGTCGGGATGGCACTGTTCGTCGTGATGGCCTCGCAGGGCGTGCCGTGGCCGCTCGCGCTGGCGATCGGATTCGGCTTCGGGTTCCTGATCGGCGCGCTCATAGGCTTCTTCGTCGCGAGAGTCGGCATCCCGTCGTTCGTCGTCACGCTAGGTCTGTTCCTCGGATTGCAGGGTCTCGCCCTCGTCGTCATCGGCCCCGGCGGCCTGTTCCGCGTCGAGGTCCCCGAGCTGATCGCGCTGCAGAACGGCAACCTCCCCGTCTGGGGCGGCTGGCTGATGCTCGCCATCATGCTCGCGGTGTCGGCCGCCACCGCGTTCTGGGACCGCGCCCGCCGCACCCGGGCCGGCGTCCCGAACCGGGCGATCTCCCTGGTGTTCATCAAGCTCGCCGTCATCGCCGTCCTCGGCGGCGCCGTGGTGTTCATCCTCAACCAGGACCGCGGCCAGTCCGTGATCCCCGTGCAGGGCGTGCCCAACGTGGTGCCGATCGTGCTGGTCATCCTGTGGATCGGCACCTTCGTGCTCGACCGCACCCGGTTCGGCCGGTACCTCTACGCGATCGGCGGCAACGCCGAAGCCGCACGCCGCTCCGGCGTGAAGGTCCGCTGGATCAAATGGTGGGCGTTCGTGATCTGCTCCAGCCTCGCGGTCTTCTCCGCGCTGCTCAGCGTCTCGCGCGTCGGATCGGTCGACGCCACCGTCGGCCGCGACATCGTCCTCAGCGGTGTCGCCGCGGCCGTCGTCGGAGGCGTCAGCCTCTTCGGCGGACGCGGTCGGCTCATGCACGCCGCTATCGGTGCACTCGTGATCGCCGTGATCACGAACGGCCTCGGCCTGCTCAACCTGCCCGCCGGCATCAACCTGCTCGTCACCGGTGGCGTGCTCATCCTCGCCGCCACCGTCGACGCCCTCTCCCGCATCCGCTCCGGCGGCGTGCGGATCTAG
- a CDS encoding substrate-binding domain-containing protein — MKKSSLLAVAALTGAAAVMLAGCAGGTGGTPSESGGGDAEAGRACVILPDAASSPRWENFDAKYLQEGLEAAGFETDIQNALGDVAKYATIGDQQLAQGCGVMLLVDYQGAAEGVATKAKAEGIPVIAYDRPFAGADYYVSFDNVEVGRMEGQTVLNGLETAGVDPAEAVVVYMGGDPTDGNAAMFKEGAVEVMEAAGITAAAEPPGVWDQAKSQTNFEQALTSLNGQVDGVWVANDTNAAGVIKVLQDNNLEGVAVSGQDANVAGLQNILLGWQTATVYKPVADEAEAAVATAVALLNGETPDAGAELEDGTPYVQVTPILVGPNEVKDVIAAGDASYDDVCTPDVLAACEEFGVPAE; from the coding sequence ATGAAGAAGTCTTCACTCCTCGCCGTGGCCGCCCTCACGGGTGCGGCTGCGGTGATGCTCGCAGGCTGTGCCGGCGGTACCGGCGGCACCCCGAGCGAGAGCGGCGGCGGAGACGCCGAGGCAGGCCGCGCCTGCGTGATCCTTCCCGACGCGGCATCCTCGCCGCGCTGGGAGAACTTCGACGCCAAGTACCTCCAGGAGGGTCTGGAGGCGGCCGGCTTCGAGACCGACATCCAGAACGCGCTCGGTGACGTCGCGAAGTACGCCACCATCGGCGACCAGCAGCTCGCGCAGGGCTGCGGCGTCATGCTCCTGGTGGACTACCAGGGCGCCGCCGAAGGCGTGGCCACCAAGGCCAAGGCCGAGGGCATCCCGGTGATCGCCTACGACCGTCCGTTCGCGGGCGCCGACTACTACGTGTCGTTCGACAACGTCGAGGTCGGTCGCATGGAGGGCCAGACGGTCCTCAACGGCCTCGAGACCGCCGGTGTCGACCCGGCCGAGGCCGTCGTCGTGTACATGGGCGGCGACCCGACCGACGGCAACGCCGCGATGTTCAAGGAAGGCGCTGTCGAGGTCATGGAGGCCGCGGGCATCACCGCTGCCGCCGAGCCGCCGGGAGTCTGGGACCAGGCGAAGTCGCAGACCAACTTCGAGCAGGCGCTGACCTCGCTCAACGGTCAGGTCGACGGTGTCTGGGTCGCGAACGACACGAACGCGGCCGGCGTCATCAAGGTCCTGCAGGACAACAACCTCGAAGGCGTGGCCGTCTCCGGCCAGGACGCCAACGTCGCGGGCCTGCAGAACATCCTGCTCGGCTGGCAGACCGCCACGGTCTACAAGCCCGTCGCCGACGAGGCCGAGGCCGCCGTCGCGACCGCGGTCGCGCTGCTGAACGGTGAGACGCCCGATGCCGGCGCCGAGCTCGAGGACGGCACGCCGTACGTCCAGGTCACGCCGATCCTGGTCGGCCCGAACGAGGTCAAGGACGTCATCGCCGCCGGCGACGCCTCCTACGACGACGTCTGCACCCCGGATGTCCTGGCCGCGTGCGAGGAGTTCGGAGTCCCGGCCGAGTAA
- a CDS encoding NAD-dependent deacylase, which produces MRIVVLTGAGISAESGVPTFRDADGLWEGHRIEDVATPEAFERDPATVQAFYDARRRAVASVAPHVAHRALARLEGALGDELLVVTQNVDDLHERAGSRNLVHMHGELRRALCTACGARPRWDADLAPRPPCPVCGERMLRPDVVWFGEMPYELDRIEQAVVACDVFVSIGTSGAVYPAAGYVALAAAFGARTVELNLVPSDPMIPFDDARAGRAGELVPVWVDEVIAARSS; this is translated from the coding sequence ATGCGCATCGTCGTGCTCACCGGTGCCGGGATCTCGGCCGAGAGCGGGGTTCCGACGTTCCGCGACGCCGACGGACTGTGGGAGGGCCATCGCATCGAGGACGTCGCGACGCCCGAGGCGTTCGAGCGCGACCCCGCGACCGTGCAGGCGTTCTACGACGCGCGGCGGCGGGCCGTGGCATCCGTCGCCCCCCATGTCGCGCACCGCGCGCTCGCCCGCCTCGAGGGAGCCCTCGGCGACGAGCTGCTGGTCGTGACGCAGAACGTCGACGACCTCCATGAGCGCGCGGGCAGCCGCAACCTGGTGCACATGCACGGCGAGCTGCGTCGGGCGCTGTGCACGGCGTGCGGAGCGCGGCCGCGGTGGGACGCCGATCTCGCTCCCCGACCACCGTGCCCGGTCTGCGGCGAGCGGATGCTGCGCCCCGACGTGGTCTGGTTCGGCGAGATGCCGTACGAGCTCGACCGGATCGAGCAGGCCGTCGTCGCGTGCGACGTGTTCGTCTCGATCGGCACGTCCGGCGCGGTCTACCCGGCGGCGGGGTACGTCGCCCTCGCCGCCGCATTCGGCGCGCGCACCGTCGAGCTCAACCTCGTACCGAGCGACCCGATGATCCCGTTCGACGACGCACGTGCCGGCAGAGCCGGAGAACTCGTCCCCGTGTGGGTGGACGAGGTGATCGCGGCGCGCTCGTCGTGA
- a CDS encoding ATP-binding cassette domain-containing protein: MSETITATEPIIELVGVKKSFGPVSVLKGVDLKVYPGKVTALVGDNGAGKSTLIKGLAGVQPYDEGEVLIDGEHRDLHAPRDAAGLGIEVVYQDLALCDNLDIVQNMFLGREETSAGTFDEGRMEKDASDTLRSLSVRTVKSVRQKVSSLSGGQRQTVAIARAVLKKARVVILDEPTAALGVAQTEQVLNLVERLSEQGVAVILISHNLADVFQVADDIAVLYLGQMVAQIPTAETTRDDVVGYITGTKTPAGVDILDTSTLRTEGGAE; encoded by the coding sequence ATGTCAGAGACGATCACAGCCACAGAGCCGATCATCGAGTTGGTCGGCGTCAAGAAGTCGTTCGGTCCGGTCAGCGTCCTCAAGGGCGTCGACCTCAAGGTGTACCCCGGCAAGGTGACCGCCCTGGTGGGCGACAACGGCGCCGGCAAGTCCACGCTCATCAAGGGTCTCGCGGGCGTGCAGCCCTATGACGAGGGCGAAGTGCTCATCGACGGCGAGCACCGCGACCTGCACGCGCCGAGGGATGCCGCGGGCCTGGGCATCGAGGTGGTCTACCAGGACCTCGCGCTCTGCGACAACCTCGACATCGTGCAGAACATGTTCCTCGGCCGCGAGGAGACGTCCGCCGGCACGTTCGACGAGGGCCGGATGGAGAAGGACGCCTCCGACACGCTGCGCTCCCTCTCGGTGCGGACGGTCAAGTCGGTCCGTCAGAAGGTGTCGTCCCTGTCGGGCGGCCAGCGGCAGACCGTCGCGATCGCCCGCGCCGTGCTGAAGAAGGCGCGCGTGGTCATCCTCGACGAGCCCACCGCGGCACTCGGCGTCGCGCAGACCGAGCAGGTCCTCAACCTCGTGGAGCGCCTGAGCGAGCAGGGCGTCGCGGTCATCCTGATCAGCCACAACCTCGCCGACGTGTTCCAGGTCGCCGACGACATCGCGGTGCTCTACCTCGGCCAGATGGTGGCGCAGATCCCGACGGCCGAGACCACCCGCGACGACGTCGTGGGATACATCACCGGCACCAAGACACCCGCCGGCGTCGACATCCTCGACACGTCCACGCTTCGCACCGAGGGAGGAGCGGAATGA